One genomic window of Haliotis asinina isolate JCU_RB_2024 chromosome 4, JCU_Hal_asi_v2, whole genome shotgun sequence includes the following:
- the LOC137281752 gene encoding putative 2'-deoxynucleoside 5'-phosphate N-hydrolase 1, whose product MSKKIYFCGSISGGRQDVDLYARIISQLKAYGPVLTEHVGNKDVLTLEKSHSEKEIHDRDIAWLEECDAVVAEVTQPSHGVGYEVGRAVAMKKPVLLLFRPDSGKRVSGMMKGAEDGSNVMYKEYVEPQIPEILKEFLG is encoded by the exons ATGAGCAAGAAGATCTACTTCTGCGGCAGCATCAGCGGTGGTCGACAGGACGTTGACCTGTATGCCCGCATCATCAGCCAGCTGAAGGCATATGGCCCTGTGCTGACTGAACATGTAGGGAATAAGGATGTTTTGACat TGGAAAAAAGCCACAGTGAGAAGGAAATCCATGATCGCGATATCGCCTGGTTGGAGGAATGTGATG CTGTGGTGGCGGAGGTAACACAGCCATCACATGGTGTGGGCTATGAGGTCGGGAGAGCCGTAGCCATGAAGAAGCCGGTTCTGCTGCTTTTCCGGCCCGATTCTGGCAAAA GAGTGTCCGGCATGATGAAGGGAGCGGAAGATGGCAGCAATGTCATGTACAAGGAATATGTTGAGCCACAGATTCCAGAGATCCTGAAGGAGTTTCTTGGATAA